In the genome of Dyadobacter fermentans DSM 18053, the window CTCCATTCAGACTGAAAGCCCTATGCCAGTGACGCTGATCAGCTTCAATATCGGTCAGGAAGGCGGCATTGCAAACCTGCAATGGGCTACGTCCAGCGAAGAAAACAGTAAAGGTTTTGAAATCGAGCGAAGCGAAAATGCATCTGTCTGGACCCAGATAGGGTTTATGCCGTCGCTATCGTCCGAAGCGGGTAGTAGCAGCCGACTCGACTACCATTTCGCTGATCCAGCTCCTCAGCGACCCAAGAGTTACTACCGCCTCAAAATGGTCGATGTTGATGGTAAATATACTTATAGCCAGATCAGAGTAGTGACATTTGAGAATAGTACCATGATGTACCCCTACCCAAATCCCGCCGCGGACGAATTGACCATAGAAGGATTAAATGGTTCAGAAGAGATCAAAATTCTGGATATTCTCGGGCGCACATTGATAGAATGCCGCAACGACGGTAAAAACAAGAAGACACTTAACATCCGGTCTCTTCCTGACGGAGCATACCTGATTAAGATGCAAATGCCGGATGGCTCGTCTGTTTCACAAAAAGTCATCAAGAAAAAGTAGCGCTCACACCTGGTCGCTAGTCCCCAGGGTGTAGTCCAGTCACTCCACCCACATTTTACAAATCAACCCTTCCGGAATCCGGAAGGGTGATCTTTTTACTCAACGTATGCCGAAAAACGGCAGTATTCTAAACATTTTTTTTTCCGAGGCTCAAGACGGTATTTTATTGTCCTTTAATACCATGCTTGCCCTCGATCGGCGTTTTACCGAAAAACCTTCGAAATTCTCGGCTAAATACTTGCTATCTTCATACCCGATCGATTCCGTCACTTCTATCATCGGTTGCTCCTACTTCCAATTGCTTCATGACCCTTTCCATTTTCTTGAAAGCTCATTTACAGGTACGCTTTAAGTAATCGAAGTTCAGATAAAGAACTGAAATACTTAACCCTGCTCGAAAAGCCATATCTCCAAAATTAGAGTTCGGATGGATATATTTCAAATACCATCTCTTCCAATTTGATAAGAAACCGGCTACTTATCTCATCTAATGCATTTTCCGAATGCATAACACTTTCAATGTAAATAAGCTATACTATAAACAAAAAAGCTTTTAAAATGACAAATACCAATTACGACTTCTAACAACCAATAGAAGCATAGGGATAACTTTTGATGAGATGCACAAACATAATCCAATATTTTCTCGCCACCAATGGGTTGAAGACAAGAACCGGACACAGACAGAAAATCCCCACCAAACGGGCAAGATTTCCCACCATCTTGAGGAGACTATCTTATTGCTATAATACGCTATTTTAAAAAACTGAATACACCCTTGGATGCCCCTATCTGAATAGGTATATCTTTTTCGATTGAATAAAAAAATAATCACATCAAAATGACAATTAATTCGCCCATTCCTTAAAGAATTAAGCGAGAATTTAGGCCAACAAAAAAATCAGGCAGGGGTTACTAATCTAAATTGTTTCCAATTCAATCATCAATAATTTCCAATGACATGAGAAACCATAATATTCACGAAGACTATGTAATGGTGATTGTCGATAATCGGCCGATGTATAGAGCGGGCATTAAAGCGGGCATCGAATTGATGATGCCAGAGTTCAGATTTTTGGAGTACAATTTATGTAGTGATTTACTATTGGATAGCCAGACCGGCAGCTCTACCTATTTTATGATCAGCGTCAGGGATATGTCAGACAGGGTCATTTTCAGCAATATCAAAAAAATCAGATTGCTACAAGAGGCCTGCAAGATTGTTCTTTACGGCTACCAGCGACGCATTTTCAACATTATCGGCTTCTTCCAGGAAAAAATCAATGGCTACCTGCCCGACGATTTCACAGAAAGTGAACTCAGGGAATGTGTGACGGCTCTGGTTGCAGACCGGATTTTTATCAATTCGCAATTAGCCATTGAATTAATTATTAATCCTCGGCAGGTTCGTCCCAGAAAACAGCCGTCGCCAGCCATGGCTGAAACCAAGGTCGCAAAGCTCTTGGCCACAGGTCGCTCCGACGTGTCTAACGTATATTAGCATGCGATGGTTAGATTCGGTTCACCGTCGTAATGACTATAGAACTTCCAAGTAGAGAAGATATGGAACCAAAATCCCATATCTTCTCTACTTGTCCGGATCACGGATGCTTTGCTTTTACTTCACAACAAACACCTTGGTTTGTACGTCGCCGTCTGTTGAGATGACGCGTAGCACATACATACCCGACGAAAGTCCATGTAGGTTCAATTCCCGGCTTTTAGCCAGGCTCTGTTGCAGCACCGAACTCCCTGCCAGCGTAGTTATTTCAGCCCGATACCGCTCCGCGCCCGGTACATCGATAGTCAATCTACCACTCGCAACCGGATTAGGGTAGACAGAAATTTGCCCCGTACCATTTTCAACAGACACCGTTCTGATAGCGCTAAAAGCATATGTGCCATCCAGATCGACCATTCTCAGGCGATATAGATTTTCACCTTTTTCCACTGTATTGTCGGTGTAGGCGTAATTTCTCGTAATACTGCTTTCCCCGTTTGACCGGACACTTCCGATTTTAACCCAGACCTTCCCGTTGCGGCTACGTTCTATTTCAAAGCGGTCGGAATTCACTTCTTCCGTGGTAGACCAGGTCAATAGTGCAGAATTCCCCTCTTTCCTGGCATCAAAGGCGACCAGCGTTACAGGCATAGGGCAATCGACAATGATGGTTAATGTGGCAATCGATTCGAGGCCATTGCCATCGGTTACCACGTAATCGATAGATATGGTGTCGCGCAGGCCATTGACCGGAGTAAATGTGATCGCACCCGTCACGGTATTCACATTATATTCGCCCTGGTCAGTGACAGTCAGGGTCGTCACCCGGGCAAGCGTGCCTGGCGTCAACAGTTTTACACTGGCAGGGACCAGCGGCGCACTACCTGCGATATCATTGGCCAGCACGTCAACAGTAGCGGCGTTGCAAGTAATGGTACCGTTGTCGTCCACAGCTACTGGCGGATCCGTTACGATGGCGCTTGGGCACCGCGCACCGTCACCCGGAGTAACGCCGGAAGCTGTCGAAAACAGGGTGGCTGTAAGATTTTTAAGCGGCGCGCTGATCTTGAAAATGGCCCCGCTGCCGTTATTGCCCACATACATATCGCCATCGGTATCAAAGAATGCAGTTCCAAAAGCGCCTGTGTAGGCAGAGGTTTCAATGCCTGCGCCGGTTACTGAGCCCAATGTAGTTCGGTTGCCGGTTACCGGATCAAACTGATATAGTACTTTGCTTGTTCCAAATCCATAAAGCATGCCATTGGTCGGGTTAAACGACCAGTCGTTCAAGTCGGTTGGCGAAGTGGGCAGCGTTACGGCAGTCAGGTAATTTGCTGAACCGGGATTCAGGTCGACCTTTGTGATCTGGTTGGAATTGGAGGCATACAAATACAGAATGCCATCCGGGCTGACATCTCCGGTTGCAAAACCCGGAACCGGTACCGGAAAGCCGGTCACATCATGGAATGTCACCGACCAGTCACTGCCGATCCGCACGAGCTGATTGGTGCCGTAACGGAAACCCCAGATGTAGTTATCGACGGTGTTGTAGCCGATAGCATTAATGAAAGCATTAGGGCCTTCGATCAAGGTCTGTTTGGCCAGAGTTGTAACACCACTCGAAAGGTCGAGTGTATAACCATCCGAAACGTTGGAACCGCCGATGTTCCGGTTACCGATCACATAGCTCAGTTCCGAGCATGGGAAAGCGGGCTGAGCAGCCCAGGTTGCGGAAGCTTCCCGAAAGGGATATGTAATATCACCCTTGCTTAACCCAATAAATCCCTGAAAATCGTCCAAACCTGTACAGGGTTCATATACAATGAGATTGTTCACATTCCAAAAACCTGGTTGATTGTACACAACCCGTAACTTAGCCGTGGTACTTGTAGCACTGGTAACGGACACTGTCGCGGAGGCGGGCGATGAAGCAAACGCAAGGGTACTGTCACTTGGATTATAGGTCGCCCCTGTTGCCGAGTTCAGGGTTATGCCGTTGGGGAGCTTTAACTTAAAAATTCTCGGATGTCCACCGTCGTCTGTCAGATTAACAGTAAAGTTTTGAGGTGTCCCCGCCGGCACTGCCGACGCCGGACCAGTAATTGAGAACACTGGCTCAGCCGGGCTTGGCAGACTGGGAATAGCGTCGATTGCATCTCCATGAAGACCCGCGTAGTGAATCGTATAGTCAGGCCCTAACGTAGTATTCACCGCCCCCTGTACATCCATGAAGTTTTGATAAGTCGTTGCCGGTGTGGCAACGTTTTTCATGATATACACCAGGCGGGCTGCCTTTAATTGATCCGCCCCGTCTGCAGTTCCGGATTTATCCAGGTCCGGGCGAGCCTGCGGAAAAAAAACGACCTCTCCTATATAATTGCTGTTCGCCATAGAAGGCGAGGGTTTCCCGTAGTCAATACAAAAAGAGAGTTCCGAAGAAACAAGGTTCTTATTCGCATCAAAATAGGCAGTAGCAATGGGTGCCGCCTCCTCGGGATAGGAGTCCATCACAGTATACGAGTTGGAAGTGATAAACTTTTTCCAGTAAGCTACCTGAAAACCAAATGCCGACGTTGCTGTCTGATCCCCGGTTGTATACGGGATAAAGATTTTAAAGTCCCCTCCGGCAGAGGCGACAGGACTTTCAAATGTCACAGTAACAGAGCCTGTATAAGTACGGGTTTGCAACAAATAACCCGAAGCGTTTGCCGATGTTATGGTTTCGGCGGGTGTCCCCGTTGCAGAGGTGCCCTGATAAATCTTGATAATCGCGGCGGGGGCCATGTCCAGAAAGTCAAACCGGAGCACAACTTTGCCTGTTGTTCCATCGGACAGTTCCGGATTTATTGTGGCCGCACGAAGGGGATAAACGGCATTCATCGTCTCGGTGAGTGACAATTTGCCTGATGTTGCCTTTCCGTCGCCAGTCTTTCCAGCCGGAACATTCTCAGGAAAAAAATTCACATTCTGGCTTTCATTAAAACGATACCATAAAGTTCCTCCTCCGGGATCAGGACATGATTGAGCATTCGCAAATGATAATGATACGCATGTAAAGATGATGAAGAAGAGAATGAAGTTGGTGAGCTTTTTTAGCAAAAAGCCACGCGTTGTGTAAAAGATTGACATAGAAAATGGAAGTTTAAATTCAATTACTTTTTACTAGGCATTTACACGGTGTATGAATAAGAATTAATAAATGATTGGAGGGTTGATTGCGTGGATAGATCAGAAGAAATCCCACACGAAAAATGCTTAATACAAATAGGGAATGCTGCCCTGTTTATGGGCAGCATTTCATTTTGTAAAGCTATTTCTTTTCAACCATCCGGAGGGTTGAAAAATTTGTACATTAATGGGGGATATTTTGTCAGAGTGCCTAATAATGAGTGTTATTCGCCACCCAAATTGATGTATAGCCTCTGTATATAAGACGATGGGGTTTCGCAAAGGCCTGCGTGGAAGACCAGATTGCCATTGACAAGTTTAAAGAGCACTTCCCTTTTTAGCCTCGGTCGGCGTTTGGCCGAAAATCTTTTTGAATTCTGTACTGAAATACTTGCTGTCGTCAAAACCGATCATCACACTCACCTCGCTTACATTGTAAACTCCCGAATCGAGTAGCTTTTTCGCTTCATTGAATCGGATCGTTTTCATGAAATCGTTGATCGTAAGCCCTGTAAGCGATCTCAATTTTCGATACAATGCTGATACGCTCATTCCAATCTGCATAGCAAGCTCATTGACCCCAAAGTCGCGGTCGGAAATATGTTCTTTAACAAGTGAGCCAAGTTTAATGAGGAATTCTTGGTTCTTGTCCTGGGCAATGGCTCTGCTCTCCTGATGGTCCACCAAGACAGACTGGCGGTAACGGTCTTTCAAATCGTCTCGCAGCCGGATCAGGTTGCGTACCTTTAATTCAAGAATCCTCGGATCGAACGGTTTAACAAGATAATCGTCAGCACCCGAAGCGAGCCCTTCGATAATTTGCTGATTCTGTGCCCTTGCCGTTAATAACACGACCGGTATATGTGAAGTCGTAATATTCTTTTTCAAATGGCTGCACAACTGCAAACCGTTCATATCGGGCATCATAATGTCCGACAGGACAATGTCGGGAAGATGCTCATTGGCGAGTTGCAAACCGCGAAGCCCATTTTCCGCCTCCAACGTGTTGAATTCGCTTTCGAAAAGCTCCCTGATAAACACGCGTAACTGGTCGTTATCCTCGACGATCAGGATCGTATTGGTTTTCTTTACAGAGACGCCGCTATGCACGGCGGGCAACTTTGCTGCCATTTCCGTCAACTTCCTGCCGACGTAATCGCTGTTTTTCGGTGCAATTTGCTCGGAAGAAAAGTGCCGGTTTTCGCGCAGCATCCGGATCGTTAATGTTGTACAGCCGGGCATGTTGTTGCCCTCAAGACGGCTCTCGGCAGTAAGGTATCCGCGATGCTGTTCCACAATGCTCTTGGAAAGCGCCAGCCCGATCCCGTAACCGGGTTTTTCCGAATCCGCCTGGTAGTAATAAGTGAATAGTTTCCGCAAATGCTCTGCCGGTATGCCCTTGCCGTTGTCCTCCACAGCAATGCTTACCTCATTGCTCACTTCCACAATGCGCACTGATACCTTACCGCCTTCGGGAGTGAATTTATATGCATTACTAAGCAGGTTATAAAACACTTTTTGCATTTGAGCCAAATCCAGCCACAACAGTACCGGCGTGTCCGGGCATACGAACCTTGTTTCAATGTCCTTTTCTTTTGCGGTGTGCTCGAATGCGGCAATGACGCTTTTCATGATTTTGACCACGTCATATTCCTGGACCTGCAGCCTCACCCCGCCGCTCTGGATCTTGCGGAAGTCGAGCAACTCGTTGACCAGCAGTAATAAACGATCAGAACTGTTTTTAGCAAATCCGAGATAGTGCTCAACGGTTTTACCATCGTATGCATGCTGAAAGGCTTTTTGCATAGGCGCTGAAATCAACGAAAGGTGCGTCCTGATTTCGTGGGAGACATTGGTGAAGAAGTCGAGTTTAACCTGGTTCAGCGCATTTTCCTTGCGGAACGAACTACGTAGCCAGAAAAACCTGGTAACGGCGTACACAGTGGCGGCAAGCAGCAAAATATAGGCCAGGTAGGCATACCAGGTTTTCCACCAGGGCGGGAGAATGGTGATTTGGAGCTCCACGGACTTCTTCATCCAGACACCGTCGCCATTCGCGGCGTTGACATGAAAAGTATAAGTCCCCGACGGCAAGTTCGTATAAGTAGCGGATGGGTTCTCAACATAATTCCAGTCGCGGTCAATACCTTCGATCTTGTACGCGTATTTGTGCTGACCAGAACGAACATAATCTAGTAGCGCGAACTCTATGGTAAAAATACTCTGATCATGGCGGAAGGTGATTTCTTTTGTTTTCCACAGCGGTCCGGGCAGAAGTCCCGTACTATCACCGGTAGCAACTTCCTTGTTGTACAGTTTCAGGGCTGTCAGCATGAGCTGACTAGTGTCTTTGCTTATTGAAATGGCCGCCGGATTAAATGAGAACATTCCCTGATTTGTGACGAAGTAAAGATTCCCCCTGGAGTCGGTCGTTCCAGCTCCCTGCATTAATAGGCCATTTTGCGGCAAACCATCACCATAACCGTAAGATTGAAGCGTCCTGTTTTTGGGATGGTATCTCAATAGCTTGTTCGTAGCATTCAACCATAAATAGCCCCTCTTATCCGCTACAACATCTTTGATATAGCCGCCTGGGACATCGGCATTGGGCTCAAACCTGTTGTTTTTAGAATTATATTGAAAAAGTAAGTTAGTACCGGCTGCCCAGATATTGCCGGAAGGATCTTCTGTTATCCTCCAAAAGTAGTTGGTCGTTTCGGGACCGACAGATATTTTCTCTAATGTCGGTACACGAACAGAACTGCTTTTTGCATTAATCCGATAAACTTCATTCGCGCAACCTATCCAGATATTGTGTATGGAATCTTCGTAAATACATCGAACACTGATGTTTGTGGGTGCTTGCCTGGTGAACACACCACGTTTCTGATTGAACAAAAGCAACCCGTAATAACCTCCGATCCAGAAGCGACCATTGCTATCGGTAAAGATTGCGAAGGTTCTTGCATTGACCAATTCTGATTCACCCTCGGCGATAATCGGGTAATGTCGATAGCTGCCGGTACGAAGATCCAGACTGGTCAATAGGGAATTCCCCGCGGACCAGAATACGTTATCTTGGTCGAGATAAAAGGAGTAGTAATCAGCCTCTTTCGCAAGTTTGAGGTTGAATGCCAAATGATTATTGCCCTTAGTATCAAAGACCAGAAGTTGATCCAGATTATCCGAAACGGCCCAGATTTGTCCTGCTTTACCCTTGCCCAGCCAGGCGTTAGAAAACAATCTGCTTCGCGAATCATTGACGGCAAATGGCCAGGATGCGAATTGAGGAGAATCGGAATGGAAATAGCTGACGCCGGCATAGAAGGAGCCGCACCATACGCCGCCTTGTCGGTCGAGGTATACCGAGAAGAGCATGGTGTTGCCCAGGCTGTTTGAGTCGCCCGGCCGATTTACATACCAATCCGCTTGCCACGTAAGCGGATCGAAATGCACAAGTCCCTGGTTTGTTGCCATCCAGTATTTTCCTTTGCCGTCCGGCAACATTTTGGAAACACGGGGATGTTCGCCACCGGGCGCTTTGAGCGTTTCTACCAGCTTGAACTGCTCAGTAACAGGATTGAATTGATATAATCCGGTGCCGTTACTGCCCAGCCATATAATACCGCTTTCGTCCACGCAAACACAAAGTAATTGACTTAGATCGATCTGCGGCTTTGAGGATGGAATTCGGAATAGCTTGGGTCGGGACCCGTCACTTCGCATTTTGACCAGACCATCACCCGTTGCTGCCCAGATGTTGCCGGCTTTATCCTCGGCCAACGACCTTACCTGCAAAGTCTGACCGAAGAATTCCGTCTGCAGATGCCGTGTTATTCTGAATTTTCCGTTTTCGTTTATAATTCGAGACAACCCATTTTGAGTGCCGGCCCAGGTTTGTTTTTTTTGGTCAGTGATAACGCAATTGACCGAATTGTGGGAGAGAGAATTGGCGTTGGCCGGATCATGGTCAAAGTTGATGAAAGTGTCCGTGTTCGGCTCATAAATGTATACGCCAGACCTAATAGAAGCAATCCATATATTGCCCTTTGAATCGGTTGAAAGATCCCTGATGAATTTAGGATTGCCCTCTTTACCGGTTTGGTAGGCAGTGAACGTCTTGCCGTCGTAGCGATAAAGGCCCGCCTCAGTGCCAAACCACATGAAACCCTGCTTGTCCTGAGTGATCCCTAACGTGCTCGATAACGGGACTCCGTTAACTTCTCGAAAATTCTTAAAAACTTGTCCGTAAGCCTTAGCAAAAAGCACAAAAGTGCAAGCCCAAAGCACCATCGTACGTTGATATACCGCCATTTGTAATAATATGTGAATTGGTAATATGTTGTTGGGCGCACTAATGTAGATATTCCTGCGAATCGTTACTGCTTAACACACTTCATTAAGAAAATGCGTTGCAAGTATATTGAATTACTCACTTTTTTTAAGGCTTGCGATTGGTTTTTATAAGTCATAGCAAGTGCCCATCACCGCTGCCGAATGCGTTCCCCCTGGCACTCCCCGCGAAAAGAATATTCAGCCTACCGCAAAGACAATCTTCCCATGAGAAATTAACCCTACCAAATTGCCAAATTTTTCACCCACCTGTGTGGTAAGAAAGCAGTTACTTTCCGCTATCGCATTCGCGCTCAGGCGCAATACTATTTCCATCACTTAATCTTTTAGGCATGAAATCAAACTTTACAGTACTAACCAGAGGGCTTCTTTGGTTCCTGCTACTTTCGGCAAAATCATTATTTGCCCAATTGGGCTGTTATAGTGCATCCGGTTGTCAGGATTACAGTAATTTCGGTTATGCATCTACTGTCGCTTTGACGCTTGAATACGACAACTACGTTTCGGGCTGGCATTCGTCAGCGGTAAGGGATATTGACGGATCGTTCAAAGTATGGGGGGAACTTTCGAAGGCGGATGGCGCGGGCGCCCACCTTATTCCCAGAGAAGTAAATGCAACCAACTACCCAGGACTCACCGGTGCCCCGTTAAAAATGGGCATTGGGTCGGCAAGTCGCAACACTGTGCAGTACGTCCTGCTTACCAGCGATAACAAACTCTGGGTTTGGGGCCGGGCGGGGGCCGTCGTAGATGCCGCTTTGACGAACAATGTAAACAATGTGATTGTGGAAACCGGACAGCCGGCTGTGAATGTCACTCCATTCCAGCAATTGTCCATCGGTCTTCCGGCAGGGGTTACGGCAGCAAATGTTAAAATGATGTTTGTTACCTCCGGTTCGATCGTGATCACCACCTGCGGTGACGGAAGGGTATACACCCTGTCTCAAAGTTCGTGGGTTCGGGGGGTAATCGGTGGGAATAGTTTATCCTGGAACGTAGTGCAAAAGGAATCGGGAGGTGATCTCACCGATATAGTAGCCGCCAGGGGTTCACGTTCCGGCGTGATTGCCTTGGATAATTCCGGCAACCTCTGGGTTTATGGTGCAAATTCCTGGGATGGCATCGCCACCGCGAGCGCGAACCGGTCAAGGGCTGTTCCCCAGGCTCTGCCACCTGCCGGTGCCGGCGCGAAAATTAAGATGATTGGCACGACCAACGCGTTTACCAACACCGTCACCCATTACGTGCTGTACGAGGATGGCAGGTTATTCGCCCTGGGCGCCAACGACCGGAAACAGCTTGGAAACTGGGACCCGGCCAATGCAAATCAAGCCACCTGGACACAACCGCGCTATACCTCGGCCGCGGGGCCGGTCATGAATGACATCAAATGGATATCGCCGCAGGAACACGACGGGCTTTATGGTTTTATTAATGTATTGACTAACGGTCAAAAGATATTTAACTGGGGACAGGAAAGTGGTTATGCCCTTGGACGAGGCGTGCACGCGAGTGTGAGCGGCTCTACACCCGTGGATCCGGGAGAGCCGGCCAGCTTTGAGGCAGGTTATGCGAATTCCGAAATTATCTCGCTTGAATCGGGAGGCCATACTACCATGATGCTCCGCGAATGCGAAGACGACTTTGGCTATATAGGTCACCGCATTCATGGCAGTATGGGCGACAATATCGATACCGATGTTACCGACAATACCGTGCACTTCCGCACCAGTGCGGTCCAGGTGTGCGGGGCTGTTACGACCGACGCCAGCCTAACGGTGTCTTCACCAGGGCCCTTTCTGTCCGGCAGCTCTGTTACATTCGTGGGGGCACCATCCGGCGGAACGTACGCCATCGACGCCAGCCTCACCACGGCTGCCGGTGCCACCATCAACCCTGTTACCGGGGTAGCCAGCATTCCATCGGCTGGTACATTGCGTGTAAATTATACCATCAACAGTGCTACCTGCGGTGCCGTGGTCGTGAACCAGCTCGTCAATGTGGAACGTATGATAAGCATACCGGGCAATGTCTGGATAGACGCGAACGGTGATGCGATTGTGGACGGTACTGAAAGCGGGACTGCGAACGGCTTCTGGGCCAATCTGCTCGACCCCCAGGGCAATGTGGTAGCATCGGTGGAGGTGGCAGCCGACGGTTCTTATAACATCGAGGTACGCAGTGGCTTGCTCACCAGCATTGGAGATTATTCGGTGGTGCTGACGAACGGTAGCCGGAATATTGGCGACATTGTTACCGCTTCGGATACGCCCCTGAATGGCTACGGGTACACTGGCACCAACCGGGGCGGCACTACTTCTGTTGCGCCCTCGAATAATACAGGAGCAGTTAATTTGGGAAGCCTGAATACGCTTCCGGTTACTACAACTGCTTTGGACCCTGTTAATTTCGGTATTCAAACGCCGCCCGTGGCAGACCCCAAGAGTTACTCCGTGCCAAACAGCGCATTTAGTGCGACACCTCCCGCTGCGTTTCCGGTAAACGCGGGCTATCAGTCTATCCCAGCATCGTCATCGAGCCTGACCGGCTATACGACCGGTGGTTCGCTTTCAGGTTCGGATGCGGAAGATTGTGCGGCTGCAGGCACGTGCGCCACCGGAACTTCGACCACATTTTCTATTCATACCATCAATGCGAATACCCTGGTGTACTATGACTTCGGTGGAGCGACAGGCATTCAGCAGATAGACGTATCCGGCGGTCCCGTGACGATCCCTGATTTCAATGTGAACAGTCTGGTAATCTATGGGAAAGTAGGAAGTGGTACGGCCGGAAGCGAATTTGGTTTTATCTATTCAATGACCGACGAGGCGGGCACAACCAGTACCCCTGTGGCTTACACCATTGCAACCGAATCCGCATTGCCCGTAACGCTGATCAGCTTTGAGGCTTCCACTGAGATGAACACCGTGCATTTGGCCTGGGCTACGGCTAGCGAAGAAAATAGCAGAGGCTTCGAAATTGAGCGTAGTACCAACGCCTCTGACTGGACGAATATAGGTTTTGTAGCGTCACAATCATCTGAAACCGGCAGTGCAAGCCGACTTGATTATTCTTTTACGGACACTTCCATACGCAAAGGAATAAGCTACTATCGTCTGAAGATGATCGATCAGGACGGAACGTTTGCGTACAGCCAAATCCGTTCAATTCGCGTGGACGGGGGCGATCAGCCCCTTGTTTATCCGAACCCGGTCGCTGACGGCGAACTTACCATCGGGCCTTCGGCGCCCGGCCCACACAGGGTTGAAGTTAGTAACCTTGCCGGGATCCGTGTCATGCAACTTCATTCCGGCGACCATCGCCGGCTCGACGTACGCAGATTAGCCACGGGAATGTACATTTTGCGGGTCACTTATGCCAGTGGAGAAATGCAAAGCTGCACTTTCTTCGTAAAATAAGCGCGGGAGAGAAGTAAAGCAAAGCCCGTAAAAATAGAAAGGGTGCGAGAATTGTTCTTGCACCCTTTCTAGGTATTTGACCTCTGGCCACTGCGTTTTCTCTATCGTTCGAAATGTATGACGGTAATGACGTGTGATGGTTCATAACATTCGCTACACTTACAGTCATTTCTGGTCATTCAAAAAATCATATTTGGATCATCGACTAACTCCCGAAAGTCGTTAAATTAATGATCATTTTTTCTCGCAATCCCTCTCACTTCCCCCGAGGGTTGTGAGAAAAAATGAGGCGGTGCGGATTCAAATTGTTTCGTTATGGCCACTGACAGCCTGAGAGCAGAAGCAAGGCAGAAATGGGTTATGCTCTATAGACAGATCGGAAACATATCGGTTGCTGCCAGGAGGTGCGGAATTGCTAGATCTACGTTACAACGTTGGATAAAACGTGAGGATGAAAATCTCTTTACAGATCGGTCTCACCGTCCGCATCGGCTGGGGCGACAAAAGTATCGTCCTGAAGACGAGGCCCTCGTACTTAAGGTACGCGATGAATTCAAGTATGGAAAACTCAGAATCTGCTCTCATCTGTTCAGGCTCCATGATTTGAAGATTTCAACTTCTACCGTAGCGAGAATACTCGAAAAGCATTCAGTTGCACCTATTCGTCGATTTACTAAACATTCCCCTCCA includes:
- a CDS encoding T9SS type A sorting domain-containing protein; the encoded protein is MTLEYDNYVSGWHSSAVRDIDGSFKVWGELSKADGAGAHLIPREVNATNYPGLTGAPLKMGIGSASRNTVQYVLLTSDNKLWVWGRAGAVVDAALTNNVNNVIVETGQPAVNVTPFQQLSIGLPAGVTAANVKMMFVTSGSIVITTCGDGRVYTLSQSSWVRGVIGGNSLSWNVVQKESGGDLTDIVAARGSRSGVIALDNSGNLWVYGANSWDGIATASANRSRAVPQALPPAGAGAKIKMIGTTNAFTNTVTHYVLYEDGRLFALGANDRKQLGNWDPANANQATWTQPRYTSAAGPVMNDIKWISPQEHDGLYGFINVLTNGQKIFNWGQESGYALGRGVHASVSGSTPVDPGEPASFEAGYANSEIISLESGGHTTMMLRECEDDFGYIGHRIHGSMGDNIDTDVTDNTVHFRTSAVQVCGAVTTDASLTVSSPGPFLSGSSVTFVGAPSGGTYAIDASLTTAAGATINPVTGVASIPSAGTLRVNYTINSATCGAVVVNQLVNVERMISIPGNVWIDANGDAIVDGTESGTANGFWANLLDPQGNVVASVEVAADGSYNIEVRSGLLTSIGDYSVVLTNGSRNIGDIVTASDTPLNGYGYTGTNRGGTTSVAPSNNTGAVNLGSLNTLPVTTTALDPVNFGIQTPPVADPKSYSVPNSAFSATPPAAFPVNAGYQSIPASSSSLTGYTTGGSLSGSDAEDCAAAGTCATGTSTTFSIHTINANTLVYYDFGGATGIQQIDVSGGPVTIPDFNVNSLVIYGKVGSGTAGSEFGFIYSMTDEAGTTSTPVAYTIATESALPVTLISFEASTEMNTVHLAWATASEENSRGFEIERSTNASDWTNIGFVASQSSETGSASRLDYSFTDTSIRKGISYYRLKMIDQDGTFAYSQIRSIRVDGGDQPLVYPNPVADGELTIGPSAPGPHRVEVSNLAGIRVMQLHSGDHRRLDVRRLATGMYILRVTYASGEMQSCTFFVK
- a CDS encoding hybrid sensor histidine kinase/response regulator transcription factor, which encodes MAVYQRTMVLWACTFVLFAKAYGQVFKNFREVNGVPLSSTLGITQDKQGFMWFGTEAGLYRYDGKTFTAYQTGKEGNPKFIRDLSTDSKGNIWIASIRSGVYIYEPNTDTFINFDHDPANANSLSHNSVNCVITDQKKQTWAGTQNGLSRIINENGKFRITRHLQTEFFGQTLQVRSLAEDKAGNIWAATGDGLVKMRSDGSRPKLFRIPSSKPQIDLSQLLCVCVDESGIIWLGSNGTGLYQFNPVTEQFKLVETLKAPGGEHPRVSKMLPDGKGKYWMATNQGLVHFDPLTWQADWYVNRPGDSNSLGNTMLFSVYLDRQGGVWCGSFYAGVSYFHSDSPQFASWPFAVNDSRSRLFSNAWLGKGKAGQIWAVSDNLDQLLVFDTKGNNHLAFNLKLAKEADYYSFYLDQDNVFWSAGNSLLTSLDLRTGSYRHYPIIAEGESELVNARTFAIFTDSNGRFWIGGYYGLLLFNQKRGVFTRQAPTNISVRCIYEDSIHNIWIGCANEVYRINAKSSSVRVPTLEKISVGPETTNYFWRITEDPSGNIWAAGTNLLFQYNSKNNRFEPNADVPGGYIKDVVADKRGYLWLNATNKLLRYHPKNRTLQSYGYGDGLPQNGLLMQGAGTTDSRGNLYFVTNQGMFSFNPAAISISKDTSQLMLTALKLYNKEVATGDSTGLLPGPLWKTKEITFRHDQSIFTIEFALLDYVRSGQHKYAYKIEGIDRDWNYVENPSATYTNLPSGTYTFHVNAANGDGVWMKKSVELQITILPPWWKTWYAYLAYILLLAATVYAVTRFFWLRSSFRKENALNQVKLDFFTNVSHEIRTHLSLISAPMQKAFQHAYDGKTVEHYLGFAKNSSDRLLLLVNELLDFRKIQSGGVRLQVQEYDVVKIMKSVIAAFEHTAKEKDIETRFVCPDTPVLLWLDLAQMQKVFYNLLSNAYKFTPEGGKVSVRIVEVSNEVSIAVEDNGKGIPAEHLRKLFTYYYQADSEKPGYGIGLALSKSIVEQHRGYLTAESRLEGNNMPGCTTLTIRMLRENRHFSSEQIAPKNSDYVGRKLTEMAAKLPAVHSGVSVKKTNTILIVEDNDQLRVFIRELFESEFNTLEAENGLRGLQLANEHLPDIVLSDIMMPDMNGLQLCSHLKKNITTSHIPVVLLTARAQNQQIIEGLASGADDYLVKPFDPRILELKVRNLIRLRDDLKDRYRQSVLVDHQESRAIAQDKNQEFLIKLGSLVKEHISDRDFGVNELAMQIGMSVSALYRKLRSLTGLTINDFMKTIRFNEAKKLLDSGVYNVSEVSVMIGFDDSKYFSTEFKKIFGQTPTEAKKGSAL